The following proteins are encoded in a genomic region of Liolophura sinensis isolate JHLJ2023 chromosome 7, CUHK_Ljap_v2, whole genome shotgun sequence:
- the LOC135471156 gene encoding putative transmembrane protein 244, protein MGTTSSGAVTLTILKCLVVFYSSYYVVGSICFASFRLQKFDGKIPFDFHNWIDLGGCCGNLTSIEIVNTLSMEITFVVSGLLFGALTAHRLWDYAITVSVLHIALSCLVMLSFPLSWSWWVCLVLAAVQMIAFGEAVTYVRRKKLQGKISPAIELKEPQNYLYKKL, encoded by the exons ATGGGAACAACATCGTCGGGG gCGGTTACCCTGACAATTTTGAAGTGCCTTGTTGTGTTTTACTCGTCCTACTATGTCGTGGGCAGCATTTGTTTTGCTTCCTTCAG GTTGCAAAAATTTGATGGTAAAATTCCTTTTGATTTCCACAATTGGATTGACCTGGGTGGCTGCTGCGGAAATTTAACAAGTATTGAAATTG TCAATACTCTGTCCATGGAGATTACGTTTGTAGTTAGTGGCTTACTGTTTGGAGCTTTAACTGCACACCGGTTGTGGGACTACGCCATAACAGTTTCAGTGCTGCACATTGCGCTATCCTGTTTAG TGATGCTGTCATTTCCACTCAGTTGGTCATGGTGGGTTTGTTTAG tGCTAGCAGCTGTACAGATGATTGCATTTGGTGAAGCTGTGACATATGTCAGGAGGAAGAAACTTCAGGGAAAAATCTCTCCAGCCATTGAGCTTAAAGAACCACAAAATTACTTATACAAAAAGttatga